The Lolium rigidum isolate FL_2022 chromosome 1, APGP_CSIRO_Lrig_0.1, whole genome shotgun sequence region CGGGAACACTGATTATCACTTTACATAATCTATGGTCACAATGATGCATTTCCTGATGTAAGTAATTCAAGCGGCAATGAGCCAGTCAGCAGCAACATACAGACTGCTCAAAATCAAATTAACATGCGATGGAAAGAGTATATCCTAGTTTGCcctaaaggctgtgtccaagataGTATGCAAGAACTCCCATGTGCAGTTGAgcaaagcaaaacaaaacaaacatgagaCAGTTGTGAACTTAGGTTTTCAGTGGTCAAAATTTCAATAATCATGAATAAATACGGTCTGAATAATATGTTAGGATACAGTCCTGATCAGGATTCTCTCGGAAGTTggagtttagagcatctccagcactgTCTACGACTGCAGATGTTGTCATGGAGGACTCAATGCATAATATGGCAGCAATAGCATCAAGTTCTGTAACCTCATTTCTGAACATTAATCTTGCATGTGCTACAAAAGAGGGGAAAATAGAACTGTAAGAATGAGGCAAGATGAGAGTCAGGAAACATATCTGAAAGGGGGAAAGGTCCACTGGAGATGAAAGAACATGCCTTGCGCTAGCCTTATCAAACTCTCAAGCATACGCACAGTTGTTCTCGCTGCACAAAATACTGTTTTTCAAAGGCTGCAGAACTCTCCAAGGAAACATACATGATTTTCTAACCTGCATTCTGTGTTCCAGAACTCCTTTGTAGCTGATAATATCCTGAGATAATTCTTTCTGCCTCCTTTGTCAGAACTGGTTTAAACCGGTGTCTTACATAGTGGATATACCTGGGTTTTAGGATAATGGAGCATCATTATACATCATTCACAGTGACAATAACAGTCTCAGCGGTAAAGTGTACAATAAGAAAaactaaataaaaaaaatcagctGCTCATTAAGCATGGTCTGAAATAGCACTTGCTAAGGCAATAGAACATAATGACACACATGTACTCTCATTTCAGAGCAAAAATCTCTAGGCTCAACATTGTCATGTTGGCTATCTACCTTCTCAAAAAGGGAAGTGTCCACTCTTCTATGCCCAAAGCGGCAGTGCTCTTTACACCAGAATCACTTGTCTTTTTTTCTTCTGCTTTAGTGCTCTGCACAATTTCCAATAAAAGTGCTTAATATAGCAGTTTATTCCAAAATGACATTCTGGTATATTACCACATAGAGTTGTTATTTGGTATTGTTAATGTATATGCATATAGTCCATAGCTTAGCAAGGCCTATAAGGCCCACATCTTATATACGTTTAGACTACACAATCGAGATAAATGATTTGGCCATTTTTCATGTTTCCTAAGAAGGGTAAGCTCAACAAAAGAGAGCAAGCTCAATATAAAAGCAACGAAATGTACCTGGGCTAATATATGAGATGAAATTATGCCATCCAAGTCAGGGTTCTTTCTATCCAAGAGAACAATAACTATATCAAATCTACTTAACAATGGTCCTGACAGTGTTGTATTCACAGATAAGGCTGAAAAAAAGAAACATGGATACATTGATCAGATTAGATGAACACTTGTCAAGAACTTTGAAATGGGCAGACAGTTCAGTAGCATGCATCCACTTTATGATGCCTTGCAAAATCAATATCCTAATGTAGATTTAAAAGAGTTTATATAGTTTATGGATGTACTTCAAATGAATCTAAATAAATTACTATAAGAATAAAATATCATTATGCCAGTTGCACCATCAAAATTATGAACCGTAATAGTGTTAATCTGTGATTTTGAAGGCATTTATTGCATCTCTGGTAGTGTTTATGCCACACTTGGATTGAGTTAGAAACTTAACACAAATTACATGTTATGCTGTCATCGTTGAGAACTGAAGAAGTCAATATGTGATGCCTGAAATATTGCCTTAAGTTTTTTAACTTTTTGAAGTAACATGGCTATACTGTTTGAGTTAAGTGCAGTACATTCATCAGAATCGTACTGTCCTTTGGGATTAGTGGCACCAAAGACAGTAGTCCTCGAAGTGAGTGTTGTCACCAGTCCAGCCTGAAAGATAATAGGAAATAATAATCCATGATCAAGGTGCATGGGTGGTGAGCTTGAATGGCTCATTAAATGGCAATTGTATCGAATAAAAAGGCTTGGTACCTTTGCAACGCTTATTGTTTGTTGTTccatggcttcatgtattgttgtCCTGTCATGCTCTCGCATACTATGATGAGAATGTTAGACAGGATATATGTCAGATAAGACATTGAGGTTAACAGGTGTTGCGTTGATTTTAGCAGAAGGCCAAGAGCATGAAATAATAACATAGTATGTCTCCCAACACTCCAAAGAAAAGCTATGCATTTAGCATGGATAATACATCAGAAAAAACagcttaaatatgcatgcatattATATGGGAGATCAATCGCTCGATGGGAGGCTGGGGCTTTGCAGCTGCGGGTCCCCAGAACTATAGGATAGGGATTAGGGAGGTATCAGCTCGGTTGGGAACTATGTCCAGATGAGATCATTTAAGCTAAATATACAAGGATCTGATCCATCAGTGAATCTCATGTATGAAAAAACCTCTCATAATAATCCATTCTCAATATTTTCAGTGCCAGGACAGTTAAGTGACAGATCAGGAACTGGAATCTGTTCTCAGATAAAACAAGAGCCACTAATCGCATTAGTGAATAATGGTACCGGGTAGCAATTGGAGAAAGAAACAGACAAACCTATCAAATTCATCTATGCAGCATAAACCACCATCAGCCAGGACAAGGGCACCAGCCTCAAGCATCCACTCACCTATCATTAAATTCAAATGAACATTGGAACCAAGAAAACCAGTAGTCCAGTACTAATGTCAAAAGAAAATGACACCAAAGTAATGTATAATGCTGACAAGGAATGGTGATGTTGAACACTAAAACATATATACCTCCATCCTTGACAGCAGTGACAGTCAAACCAGCACTGGTACTTCCAAGACCAGTTGTAATCACAGAACGGTTGCTCAATTTAGCAGCAAACTTCAAAAACTGGGATTTACCAGTACCTGAAATTCAACAAAGCACAATACAGTTGCATCAAATGTATATGTACAATCTTTAGATGTGGTACAGAAAAGTAAATAGTGCAATCTTGTAAGTTTTAGGatgtatttgtatttttaacaacgAAAATGTTTTTAGAGTGTATCTAGTAGGTTTCTACTGCATGCCACTTTGGATTTAGCACCACCGAAGTAAGTTTTAGGATAGTAGGCTCATTGTTTTATTCAACTGTCTATTGTGTTTGCATGTCATGGCATGTCTATGAACTCTTGAACAGTATCACTTCTGATCTTGCTTTTACTACTTCAGGGCCACATTGGATTGCAGGAAATAGAAAAGATAGGAATATGAGAACACAAGATGTACTACGTATTCCTAGTGGATTTCAAAGCACAGGATTTTTGCAGGTGATACATTTCGAATTTCGGATGGTGCACGGGAAATAAACACCAATGAATCCAAAGAAACCCGAGATCTGCAATCATCAGCTAAAATATTTATGTTTACTCCTACAAGTATTTGAGTTGGAGGTGACAGTTCATCTGCCATAGCATCTCCTCTCCGCCTTCTTCATGACTGGTGGGCCATCTGTCCAAGATTTCTACCATATGGTTATTTTTATAGTTATGATAATTGcaagttttttttgtttcttctaaCTCTCAGTTTTTGTGGTCATGATGGAGACTCACGTGCTATATGATTAGATATTTTCGTATATATGTACCAACTCAACGGCATTCCGCTATTACTGTGAAATATCAAGTACTTACTGATGTGAATATTTGAATATGTAATTTTGGACGGCTGGTGGTGGGGAGTTGTCTCTCTTTGTGTAAAAATATAACATGATAAAGCTAAACCCTCTCAAAAAAGCGTGTGATTATGAACATTAGTACCTGGATCACCAACGAGAAGCATATGTGGTTCACCACGAACCTTTGTTCCAGAAGCATCAACATGCTGCACTCCGCCAATCAATGTCAGAGCAACTGAAAAATAAATATACCACGAGTAGTTAATATGCTATAACAGTATTTGACACGGGAATCCTTAAGAACATATTAGTTAATGATTTCCTTCCATACAAGGCTAAAAACACCACTGAATTACCAATAGTACAGCTTACTGTGAGAAAGTAGCATACCTGCAAGCTTTACCGTGAAT contains the following coding sequences:
- the LOC124708823 gene encoding probable DNA helicase MCM9, translated to MLAKFLRSFHSDDLRRILLHSEPTLHFPLVIDFAELFDFDTELGNALYNDPKGFLPVFDAAAQRAQSEVLEILNKSELMGTPDKSNPAAAKKEFVHVRVNTSGSPLLFPESSPSIGKVRVKHRGILLTLKGTVIRSGGVKMIEGERWYQCRKCSYSFCCHPELEAGNRITLPASCPSTSSKGCPSAYFQLIEDSITCHDYQEIKIQESVQLLDVGSIPRSMPVILMDDLVDIVKAGDDVIVSGILSAKWSSDVKDVRCNLDPVFIANYARRTNELKSGIDIPEEIIQEFDFFWEKHRDTPLKGRNEILKGICPQIYGLFTVKLAVALTLIGGVQHVDASGTKVRGEPHMLLVGDPGTGKSQFLKFAAKLSNRSVITTGLGSTSAGLTVTAVKDGGEWMLEAGALVLADGGLCCIDEFDSMREHDRTTIHEAMEQQTISVAKAGLVTTLTSRTTVFGATNPKGQYDSDESLSVNTTLSGPLLSRFDIVIVLLDRKNPDLDGIISSHILAQSTKAEEKKTSDSGVKSTAALGIEEWTLPFLRRYIHYVRHRFKPVLTKEAERIISGYYQLQRSSGTQNAARTTVRMLESLIRLAQAHARLMFRNEVTELDAIAAILCIESSMTTSAVVDSAGDALNSNFRENPDQDCILTYYSDRIYS